ATGAGCGGAGCATCGGCGACGCTGTAGCCCTTGAGCATCTCTGGAACGGCGGGCAAGTTGTTGTAAGTCGGCGCCCTGACCTTCCAGCGATAGACCTTGTTCTTCCTGTCGGTCATGACGTAGTGGACAAGCTCGCCGCGATGGGCCTCGGTGAAGCCAAGTGCTTCTTCGTACTCCGGCAACTTGCCAATGGGAGTGAATATTTCCCCACCCGGCATCTGGTCGATGAGCTGCTCCACAATCCAGATGCTCTCGAAGAGCTCGTCCATCCTGACGAGAACTCTTGCTAAGACATCGCCTTCCTTATAAACCGGTACCTTGAAGTCCACCTCGTTGTAAGCCATCGCTGTCTTGGTCGCTTGGTCAAGTCTGGTGTCTATTTTTCTCCCGCTGGCACGAGCCGTTGGACCGAGGACCGAATATACCTTGGCGACCTTATAGGACAATATTCCAACGCCTTCCACTCTTTTGATAAACGTGTTAGTGTTCAGGGATATATCTATGAACTTTTTCACCTCCTCACGTATCTGCCTGACGACCTTAGGCACTTCCTCCTTGCGATAGTCGAGCAGATCTCTCCTTACGCCGCCGACGATGTTCATTCCATATTGCTTTCTATTGCCAGTCAAACGCTCCATGAGCCACATAACAGGTTCTCTGATGCGCCATGAATGCATAAATCCAGTATCATAGCCAACGAGGTGAGCAGCAATTCCGGCCCACAGAAGATGATTATGAATTCTCTCAAGCTCGAGGAGTAGAGTTCTTATGTACCTAGCTCTGTCTGGTATTTCAACGTCAGCCAAGCGCTCAATCGCCATAGCATAAGATACTGAGTGCTGGTAGCCGCAGATGCCACAGACTCTCTCGGCAAGGAAGAGCACCTGATTGTAGGTCAGCCTTCCCTCTCCTATCTTCTCGATTCCCCTGTGGGAGTAGAAACCCCGATAATCAACGTCAACTATTTCCTCACCCTTCACGAAAAGCCTGAAGTGAGCAGGCTCTTCAATACCCATGTGGACGGGACCCATCGGGACAAGGCAAGTTCCCTCGGGACCATCCTTGAACTCTGTATTCGGCTCAGTTATGGGCGAGTAGCGATAATCCATGTCCTTCCTGAGCGGGTAAACACCCTCCGGCCAGTCCTCCGGCAGGACGAGTCTCCTTGGATCGGGATGGCCTATTGGTTTGAAACCGAGAAGATCCTTTACTTCCCTCTCTATCCACAGTGCTGCCGGAAGCTTCGCAGCGACGCCTGAGAAGCTCGGATCGTCCTCGGGTATATATGTCTTCAGGAAGACGTAGTAGTTCCTGTCCATGTTGAAAGGTTCAACCTGGACGTTCAGGAGGGGCATGTAAATGAACTTTCCATTAAGAGGTCTTTCATCGGTTCCGATAGCAGTAGAAAAGTGTGTCTCCTTGAACTTCGGATGGTTATGCCACCAGAGCACGGCCTCTGGAAGGACTTCCATATCTATCACGAACTGATACTGGCCGTAGCTCATCCTCTTACATTCGCGTATATGTTCCTTAAAGGTCTCATAAAACTCGCTGAGACCTTCCCTCTCGGAGAGTATCTCATCGACGTTAGCTTCCTTGCAGTGGCCCCTCTCACGGACCCTGTACTCAAACTCAAAGTGAGCTTCCAAATCTTTAGTCTTAACCATTTTACCACCCCATAAACGCTATTGCGAGTATTATCATACCTGCGAAGAACATTCTAACGTTCATCTTGACCACATGATCAATCCTGAGCCTTGCGTTAGTTGCCTCAAGCACCGCTATTATTGGGTAGAACGCTATTGTTAGCAGGAACTGCAGTGCTAGCACGAGAGCTCCTTTTTCGGGTGTGTCTATCTGCCCAAGCCATGGGAGGATTAGCAGGCTGACAAAGAACCACAACAGGGTGAAGCGTTTGATGTAGATTGCATAGTAGAACACTCCGAGGAGCCTTCCGCTATACTCCCCAAGTGGCCCACCTATGACTTCTTGCTCAGCCTCGGCTATATTGAAGGGTACGAACCCACTCTCAACATAGAGCGCGTAGGCGAGGAGTATATAGGTTAGTAACACCGACGGAGTAAGGTGAAGATTTGCTATTATGCCAGAGATGCTGAGCGAGCCCGCATTATAGGCGAGGACTCCGTAGAGTACAGCTATTAACGGCTCAACAGTTAGGGCTATCTGCATTTCCCTGGCTGAACCAAGATGACTGAAAGCGTTCTGGACGGTCAAGCCTGCAAGGATGAGGAATATACTGACCATCATCATAACATAGAAGAACACTACTAGATTGAAGCCGAAGTCCACCAGCACGACATTGCCGTAGGGGAGGAGAAGGGCAGCGGAGATTGCAGAGACAAGGGCAAGATATGGTGCCCACGTGAACAGGGCGCTGGATGTTGGTCTAACCGATGGAAGTGCGAAAAGCTTCTGGAGGTCATACCAGGTCTGACTGAGCGGAGGCCCTCTCCTGTACTGGAGCCTAGCCTTGACCCTTCTCGCAATACCGTCAAGATATGGTGGCAGAAAGAGCAGAATGAGAATACCAACAAGGCCGAACCCAAGTTTGATTATGTCTATTTTCATCTTCCCCACCTCATAGTACCATTAGGATACCGATTATCGCTCCCACAACTATCAGGGCGAGCACCACGAAAGTTCCGAGCCTAAGTCCTGGGAGAATGTCCCTGACTATTCTGAGGAGCCTTATAAGCGGCTTGAATGTCTCCTCATCAATGTAGAGCAACTGTTCCTTTCTAAGGTCTGATAAGCTCTCAACATCCGTGTACGGTGTGTCAACAATCTTAACGAAGTAGCTCGCCACCCATATGTAGGCTCTGACAATATAGTGAATTATCTCCTCTCCGAGGCTGTAAAACCAGTCACCGAAGCGGTAGAAAGAGCCTATCTTCTCCTCATACTTGAGATAGTAGCCCTCTGCGGTTATCCTATACTCATCGGTATCGAGTTCCGTTGAACCACAATCCCAAGGCTTTGCTGTCTTGCCATACTCTGGTTTGAAGCTCAGGTACAGCCCGAGAGCAAGGACGCCGAAGAGCACCACGAAGAGCACTGGCGAGAATAACACCGAGCCAAAGCCTATCTTGTAGATGTTGTCCGTAAGTGGAGCGCTAAAGGGTTCGTTGAGTATCGGAGTTACAAGCTTCGGAAAGATACCTATAACGAGTGTAAGTCCGGCCAAAATCCACTGGCCGGCGAGCATTCCCACTGGAACCTCCTTTACAGTCGCATACTTTTTCATCTCACCACCAAACTGGGCACCGTAGAACTTTACGAAAGAGGCAAGCGTTGCAGCGCTTATGAACGCGGCGAGCACTGCACCAACAGCAAGAATGAAGCTCTTTGACTGGTAGCCTGCCACATATATAAGCCATTTACTTATGAATCCATTGAAGGGTGGGATTCCGGCTATCGCAAGTGATGAGAAGAGCGCAGCAAGAGCGGTCCACTTCATGTACTTTCCAAGGCCACCAAGCTCATTTAGGTTAAAGGTTCCGGTTCTATATTCAACTGCTCCAGCCGAGAGGAAGAGCGAGGACTTAAAGATTGCGTGATTGAATGCGTGGAAGACACCAGCAAATGCTCCAAGAGCACCAACTTGGGCGAGGGTACCGCCCTTTGGTATCAGAGCCATTCCTATGCCGATTCCAAGCCAAATGTAACCCATCTGACCAATGCTGTGGTAGGCAAGAAGTCGCTTTGCGTTA
Above is a genomic segment from Thermococcus sp. LS1 containing:
- a CDS encoding hydrogenase large subunit → MVKTKDLEAHFEFEYRVRERGHCKEANVDEILSEREGLSEFYETFKEHIRECKRMSYGQYQFVIDMEVLPEAVLWWHNHPKFKETHFSTAIGTDERPLNGKFIYMPLLNVQVEPFNMDRNYYVFLKTYIPEDDPSFSGVAAKLPAALWIEREVKDLLGFKPIGHPDPRRLVLPEDWPEGVYPLRKDMDYRYSPITEPNTEFKDGPEGTCLVPMGPVHMGIEEPAHFRLFVKGEEIVDVDYRGFYSHRGIEKIGEGRLTYNQVLFLAERVCGICGYQHSVSYAMAIERLADVEIPDRARYIRTLLLELERIHNHLLWAGIAAHLVGYDTGFMHSWRIREPVMWLMERLTGNRKQYGMNIVGGVRRDLLDYRKEEVPKVVRQIREEVKKFIDISLNTNTFIKRVEGVGILSYKVAKVYSVLGPTARASGRKIDTRLDQATKTAMAYNEVDFKVPVYKEGDVLARVLVRMDELFESIWIVEQLIDQMPGGEIFTPIGKLPEYEEALGFTEAHRGELVHYVMTDRKNKVYRWKVRAPTYNNLPAVPEMLKGYSVADAPL
- a CDS encoding respiratory chain complex I subunit 1 family protein, encoding MKIDIIKLGFGLVGILILLFLPPYLDGIARRVKARLQYRRGPPLSQTWYDLQKLFALPSVRPTSSALFTWAPYLALVSAISAALLLPYGNVVLVDFGFNLVVFFYVMMMVSIFLILAGLTVQNAFSHLGSAREMQIALTVEPLIAVLYGVLAYNAGSLSISGIIANLHLTPSVLLTYILLAYALYVESGFVPFNIAEAEQEVIGGPLGEYSGRLLGVFYYAIYIKRFTLLWFFVSLLILPWLGQIDTPEKGALVLALQFLLTIAFYPIIAVLEATNARLRIDHVVKMNVRMFFAGMIILAIAFMGW
- a CDS encoding proton-conducting transporter membrane subunit, with amino-acid sequence MFLKYAIIAFIIGGLFGFVTDYKTAVKASSFMAFIGSLAVLGETYKVYTNGPQRVDLFGVSLNITGLSNIFLLIIGLVGIATSLYAISYMDIFENKGKGWVYAIAYNTFLASMVLIVTVDGMEYFVIGWELMTLSSFILVFSSEKARDVGVSVKYYITMHFFDTIPLFLALGTTYSLVGSFEKLTFGNIHVALATAPESTKIVLYGLFLLAFMTKAGIVPFHFWVAETYRAAPSSVSAIIAGAMEKVAIYGLIALIWRLIGDSSTLGLLIAVLGAITLTVGTLYALRETNAKRLLAYHSIGQMGYIWLGIGIGMALIPKGGTLAQVGALGAFAGVFHAFNHAIFKSSLFLSAGAVEYRTGTFNLNELGGLGKYMKWTALAALFSSLAIAGIPPFNGFISKWLIYVAGYQSKSFILAVGAVLAAFISAATLASFVKFYGAQFGGEMKKYATVKEVPVGMLAGQWILAGLTLVIGIFPKLVTPILNEPFSAPLTDNIYKIGFGSVLFSPVLFVVLFGVLALGLYLSFKPEYGKTAKPWDCGSTELDTDEYRITAEGYYLKYEEKIGSFYRFGDWFYSLGEEIIHYIVRAYIWVASYFVKIVDTPYTDVESLSDLRKEQLLYIDEETFKPLIRLLRIVRDILPGLRLGTFVVLALIVVGAIIGILMVL